One window of the Benincasa hispida cultivar B227 chromosome 3, ASM972705v1, whole genome shotgun sequence genome contains the following:
- the LOC120073042 gene encoding nudix hydrolase 15, mitochondrial-like isoform X1, with translation MISLLRRLSKPSLYTTRVSKLMESSADSSGCSRRLVALAQQLRLYKPPPLLDDIEEPTSEESKGKVVSQVGFPESATPISQDPERFRPKRAAVLICLFEGNDGDLRVILTKRSSRLSTHSGEVALPGGKAEEGDEDDGATATREAKEEIGLDPSLVNVVTVLEPFLSKHLLRVVPVIGIVNERNAFTPSPNPAEVDEVFDAPLDMFIKDENRRSEEREWMGCKYLVHFFDYETENKKYVIWGLTAGILIRAASIVLQSSPPFLEQSPIFKVEDSKDYCTHLEPEIKFQNRGSHQYHVLRKFSLRVNARNKLAAVASISSSMVSLFSFLIYAWRTLYNFKASDIVIAEHDSWHRELKQPSINRAGRYTRVQNSFVLLDDNITIVYSSKVLY, from the exons ATGATTTCATTATTAAGAAGGCTATCGAAACCATCTCTGTACACGACTCGGGTCTCAAAACTCATGGAATCTTCTGCGGACTCTTCTGGGTGCTCAAGAAGATTAGTCGCTTTGGCACAGCAACTCCGCCTTTACAAACCGCCTCCATTGTTGGACGATATAGAGGAGCCAACCAGTGAGGAGAGCAAGGGAAAGGTTGTCTCTCAAGTGGGTTTCCCTGAATCAGCCACTCCAATTTCTCAAGACCCAGAGAGATTCAGACCCAAGAGAGCGGCTGTGTTGATTTGCCTTTTTGAAGGGAATGATGGCGATCTGCGTGTCATCCTCACCAAACGATCCTCGAGGTTGTCTACTCACTCGG GTGAAGTTGCATTGCCTGGAGGAAAAGCAGAGGAAGGAGATGAGGACGATGGGGCGACTGCGACGAGAGAAGCAAAAGAGGAGATTGGCTTGGATCCTTCGCTCGTAAATGTTGTTACTGTTCTCGAACCATTCTTGTCTAAG CATCTCCTAAGAGTGGTTCCTGTTATCGGCATTGTGAATGAAAGAAATGCATTCACTCCCAGTCCGAATCCTGCTGAAGTGGATGAAGTATTTGATGCTCCACTTGATATGTTTATTAAG GATGAAAATCGGAGATCGGAGGAAAGAGAGTGGATGGGATGCAAATACCTTGTTCATTTCTTTGATTACGAAACCGAGAATAAGAAGTATGTGATATGGGGTTTAACTGCTGGGATTTTGATAAGGGCTGCATCAATAGTACTCCAAAGCTCACCACCTTTTCTGGAGCAAAGCCCTATTTTCAAG GTAGAAGATTCCAAAGATTATTGCACTCATTTGGAGCCAGAAATAAAATTCCAGAATAGAGGAAGCCACCAGTATCATGTGCTGAGAAAGTTCTCTTTGAGAGTGAATGCTCGGAATAAACTCGCTGCAGTTGCCAGCATATCATCTTCAATGGTATCTCTCTTTTCGTTTTTGATCTATGCTTGGAGAACTCTCTATAACTTTAAGGCCTCTGATATTGTAATTGCAGAACATGATTCATGGCATAGAGAGCTTAAGCAGCCGTCCATTAACAGGGCTGGCAGGTATACCCGGGTTCAGAACTCATTCGTTCTTTTAGATGATAACATTACCATTGTCTATAGTTCCAAAGTTCTTTATTGA
- the LOC120073042 gene encoding nudix hydrolase 15, mitochondrial-like isoform X2, with amino-acid sequence MISLLRRLSKPSLYTTRVSKLMESSADSSGCSRRLVALAQQLRLYKPPPLLDDIEEPTSEESKGKVVSQVGFPESATPISQDPERFRPKRAAVLICLFEGNDGDLRVILTKRSSRLSTHSGEVALPGGKAEEGDEDDGATATREAKEEIGLDPSLVNVVTVLEPFLSKHLLRVVPVIGIVNERNAFTPSPNPAEVDEVFDAPLDMFIKDENRRSEEREWMGCKYLVHFFDYETENKKYVIWGLTAGILIRAASIVLQSSPPFLEQSPIFKVEDSKDYCTHLEPEIKFQNRGSHQYHVLRKFSLRVNARNKLAAVASISSSMNMIHGIESLSSRPLTGLAGIPGFRTHSFF; translated from the exons ATGATTTCATTATTAAGAAGGCTATCGAAACCATCTCTGTACACGACTCGGGTCTCAAAACTCATGGAATCTTCTGCGGACTCTTCTGGGTGCTCAAGAAGATTAGTCGCTTTGGCACAGCAACTCCGCCTTTACAAACCGCCTCCATTGTTGGACGATATAGAGGAGCCAACCAGTGAGGAGAGCAAGGGAAAGGTTGTCTCTCAAGTGGGTTTCCCTGAATCAGCCACTCCAATTTCTCAAGACCCAGAGAGATTCAGACCCAAGAGAGCGGCTGTGTTGATTTGCCTTTTTGAAGGGAATGATGGCGATCTGCGTGTCATCCTCACCAAACGATCCTCGAGGTTGTCTACTCACTCGG GTGAAGTTGCATTGCCTGGAGGAAAAGCAGAGGAAGGAGATGAGGACGATGGGGCGACTGCGACGAGAGAAGCAAAAGAGGAGATTGGCTTGGATCCTTCGCTCGTAAATGTTGTTACTGTTCTCGAACCATTCTTGTCTAAG CATCTCCTAAGAGTGGTTCCTGTTATCGGCATTGTGAATGAAAGAAATGCATTCACTCCCAGTCCGAATCCTGCTGAAGTGGATGAAGTATTTGATGCTCCACTTGATATGTTTATTAAG GATGAAAATCGGAGATCGGAGGAAAGAGAGTGGATGGGATGCAAATACCTTGTTCATTTCTTTGATTACGAAACCGAGAATAAGAAGTATGTGATATGGGGTTTAACTGCTGGGATTTTGATAAGGGCTGCATCAATAGTACTCCAAAGCTCACCACCTTTTCTGGAGCAAAGCCCTATTTTCAAG GTAGAAGATTCCAAAGATTATTGCACTCATTTGGAGCCAGAAATAAAATTCCAGAATAGAGGAAGCCACCAGTATCATGTGCTGAGAAAGTTCTCTTTGAGAGTGAATGCTCGGAATAAACTCGCTGCAGTTGCCAGCATATCATCTTCAATG AACATGATTCATGGCATAGAGAGCTTAAGCAGCCGTCCATTAACAGGGCTGGCAGGTATACCCGGGTTCAGAACTCATTCGTTCTTTTAG
- the LOC120072818 gene encoding spermidine coumaroyl-CoA acyltransferase: MRVTASATTPVLPSRPAFAHNHVLSLSPLDIDPNLRVSFRYLRAYVSTNAPQSPSPDPFDVIATALSSALIHYYPLAGTLRRHNHRLELFCAHGQAVPLIRATVDCELASVDYLDNPDETFVEQLVPDPDENEGMNHPCILQVTLFECGGFTLGASIHHSVCDGLGATLFFNAVAELARGARTVSIKPVWDRASLLSPRNPPRIEAPIGDFLSLEHGNLPYSQEVGAVVRECFPVTDDQLERFKSILFKQSGSRFTAFEALGAYIWRAKVKASEIAGSEKVKFVYWTNIRKQLKPPLPAGYWGNGCVPIYVTVTAEELREQPIWETAKKIQKSKINISDEYVRSFMDFQEIHCGDGITAGKEVSAFTDWRYLGHSTVDFGWGGPVTVLPISRFLLGSVEPCFFLPHSSAISSVAGFKVSVALRKTAMPAFREEMKKFGRDDFGVIDLNSLL; this comes from the exons ATGCGAGTCACAGCATCAGCAACCACTCCAGTTCTTCCTTCTCGCCCCGCCTTTGCCCACAACCATGTCCTTTCTCTTTCTCCTCTCGACATAGATCCCAATCTCCGCGTCAGTTTCCGCTACCTTCGGGCCTATGTCTCCACCAACGCCCCCCAATCTCCTTCCCCCGATCCCTTCGACGTCATTGCCACCGCTCTTTCCTCCGCCCTCATCCATTATTACCCCCTCGCCGGAACTCTCCGCCGTCACAACCACCGTCTCGAGCTGTTCTGTGCACACGGCCAAGCCGTGCCTCTCATTCGCGCCACCGTGGACTGTGAACTCGCGTCCGTGGATTACCTCGATAACCCGGATGAAACTTTTGTAGAGCAGTTGGTGCCCGATCCGGACGAGAATGAGGGGATGAACCACCCTTGTATTCTACAAGTTACGCTGTTTGAATGCGGTGGGTTCACTCTTGGGGCTTCCATTCATCATTCTGTGTGTGATGGACTTGGGGCAACTCTGTTTTTCAATGCTGTGGCTGAATTGGCCCGTGGGGCGAGGACGGTGTCGATCAAGCCAGTCTGGGATAGGGCTAGTTTGTTGAGCCCGAGGAATCCGCCCCGAATTGAAGCACCAATCGGAGATTTTTTGAGTTTAGAACATGGAAATTTGCCCTACAGTCAAGAAGTTGGAGCGGTGGTGAGAGAATGCTTCCCTGTTACGGATGATCAATTGGAGAGGTTCAAGAGCATTTTGTTCAAACAGTCTGGTTCTCGATTCACTGCCTTTGAAGCCTTGGGTGCATATATATGGCGGGCCAA AGTAAAAGCCTCGGAAATTGCAGGGAGTGAGAAGGTGAAATTCGTGTATTGGACGAACATACGCAAACAACTAAAGCCGCCATTGCCGGCGGGTTACTGGGGGAATGGTTGTGTTCCAATTTACGTAACAGTGACTGCGGAGGAGCTCAGAGAGCAGCCCATTTGGGAGACGGCGAAGAAGATACAGAAGAGCAAAATCAATATAAGCGACGAGTATGTTCGGTCGTTCATGGACTTTCAAGAGATTCATTGTGGGGATGGAATCACGGCGGGAAAAGAGGTGAGTGCGTTCACAGACTGGAGATATTTGGGACATTCGACGGTGGATTTTGGGTGGGGAGGTCCGGTTACGGTGCTGCCAATTTCTCGTTTCCTTCTTGGGAGTGTGGAGCCTTGCTTTTTCTTGCCTCATTCTTCTGCAATTTCGAGTGTGGCTGGGTTTAAGGTCTCCGTCGCTTTGAGAAAAACCGCGATGCCTGCTTTCAGAGAGGAGATGAAGAAGTTTGGTAGGGATGATTTCGGGGTTATTGACCTAAATTCACTTCTCTAA
- the LOC120073040 gene encoding magnesium-chelatase subunit ChlI, chloroplastic-like: protein MAFALGGSSSTAILASRSLSSPSPRRFVPLLSLTPGHGNGKKSIGSIRIQGKKGRPQVQCNVATEINTLEKAANISKESQRPVYPFAAIVGQDEMKLCLLLNVIDPKIGGVMIMGDRGTGKSTTVRSLVDLLPEIRVVFGDPYNSDPEDPESMGIEVRESLGKGEQLSVVMTKINMVDLPLGATEDRVCGTIDIEKALTEGVKAFEPGLLAKANRGILYVDEVNLLDDHLVDVLLDSAASGWNTVEREGISISHPARFILIGSGNPEEGELRPQLLDRFGMHAQVGTVRDAELRVKIVEERARFDQNPKEFRESYKAEQEKLQQQISSARSSLSSVQIDQDLKVKISRVCAELNVDGLRGDIVTNRAAKALAALKGRDKVAAEDIATVIPNCLRHRLRKDPLESIDSGLLVIEKFYEVFS from the exons ATGGCGTTCGCTCTTGGAGGATCTTCCTCAACTGCGATCTTGGCCTCTCGATCCCTCTCTTCTCCCTCCCCTAGGCGTTTCGTCCCTCTGCTCTCTCTAACCCCAG GTCATGGTAATGGGAAGAAGTCTATTGGGAGTATTAGGATTCAGGGGAAGAAGGGAAGGCCTCAGGTTCAATGCAATGTTGCGACTGAAATAAACACTCTTGAGAAG GCCGCGAATATCTCAAAAGAGAGTCAGAGACCTGTTTATCCATTTGCTGCTATAGTAGGGCAGGATGAGATGAAACTATGTCTTCTCCTTAACGTTATTGACCCAAAAATCGGAGGTGTTATGATCATGGGTGATAGAGGTACAGGAAAATCAACCACTGTTAGGTCCCTGGTTGATTTGCTCCCTGAAATCAGAGTTGTGTTTGGGGATCCCTACAATTCTGACCCTGAGGACCCTGAATCAATGGGTATTGAAGTGAGGGAAAGTCTGGGGAAAGGAGAGCAACTTTCAGTGGTGATGACCAAAATCAATATGGTCGATCTGCCATTGGGTGCTACCGAAGACAGGGTTTGTGGGACTATTGACATTGAAAAAGCACTTACTGAAGGTGTGAAGGCATTTGAGCCGGGCCTTCTTGCTAAAGCTAACAGAGGTATTCTCTATGTGGATGAAGTAAATCTTTTGGATGATCATTTAGTTGATGTCCTACTGGATTCTGCTGCCTCTGGTTGGAACACAGTTGAGAGGGAAGGCATTTCCATTTCCCATCCTGCTCGATTCATTTTGATTGGTTCAGGAAATCCAGAAGAAGGAGAGCTTAGGCCACAGCTACTTGATCGGTTTGGAATGCATGCACAAGTTGGTACTGTAAGGGATGCAGAGTTGAGAGTGAAGATTGTCGAGGAGAGGGCCCGATTCGACCAGAATCCTAAGGAATTCCGTGAATCTTACAAGGCAGAGCAAGAAAAGTTGCAGCAACAAATTTCTTCAGCTAGGAGTTCCCTCTCTTCTGTGCAGATAGATCAGGATTTGAAGGTGAAAATCTCCAGGGTTTGTGCTGAGTTGAATGTTGATGGATTGAGAGGAGACATAGTGACAAATAGAGCTGCAAAGGCTCTTGCAGCTCTAAAAGGAAGAGATAAAGTTGCTGCTGAGGACATAGCTACCGTCATTCCCAACTGCTTAAGACATCGTCTTAGAAAAGATCCATTGGAGTCTATTGATTCTGGTTTACTTGTCATTGAGAAATTTTATGAGGTATTTAGCTGA